A genomic stretch from Serratia entomophila includes:
- the betI gene encoding transcriptional regulator BetI — translation MPKVGMQPIRRQQLIDATLAAVNEVGMHDATIAQIARRAGVSNGIISHYFKDKNGLLEATMRYLISHLGEAVRLRLRALQDNSPASRLQAIVAGNFDDSQINSAAMKTWLAFWASSLHQPQLNRLQQVNGRRLYSNLCAEFRRVLPHPQARLAAKGLAALIDGLWLRSALRGSAFNQAQAIALTTDYIQFQLRGQTPP, via the coding sequence ATGCCAAAGGTAGGGATGCAGCCAATCAGAAGGCAGCAGTTGATTGATGCCACGCTGGCCGCAGTAAATGAAGTGGGAATGCATGACGCCACCATCGCGCAGATAGCGCGGCGGGCGGGCGTTTCCAACGGCATCATCAGCCATTATTTCAAGGACAAGAACGGCCTGCTGGAAGCCACGATGCGCTATTTGATCAGCCATCTGGGCGAGGCGGTGCGGCTGCGCTTGCGGGCGCTGCAGGACAACAGCCCGGCGTCGCGGCTGCAGGCGATCGTCGCCGGCAACTTTGACGACAGCCAGATCAACAGCGCGGCGATGAAAACCTGGCTGGCCTTTTGGGCCAGCAGCCTGCATCAGCCGCAGCTTAACCGGCTGCAGCAGGTGAACGGCCGCCGGTTGTATTCCAACCTGTGCGCCGAGTTCCGCCGCGTCTTGCCGCATCCGCAGGCGCGGTTGGCGGCCAAAGGGCTGGCGGCATTGATCGACGGCCTGTGGCTGCGCAGCGCGCTGCGCGGTTCGGCGTTTAACCAGGCGCAGGCGATTGCGCTCACTACCGACTACATTCAGTTTCAACTCCGGGGGCAGACGCCACCCTGA
- a CDS encoding fimbria/pilus outer membrane usher protein translates to MANQRKVACATTRLTQLIRIAIIAAGAPMLWSEAALAEFNMSFVHGNENLSNAEAVAQGDALQPGVYPFDIYVNLNQVDHKDVTFRQVKGQVASQPCLKLEDLQNYGIKLPENLPAGSCVDLAALVEGATVSYDAAVQQIAISVPQNMMDLSAVGAIPASMYDKGINALFANYTFNYNKNSYRSNDADDSEYAFLALNSGLNLGRWRLRNNSTLDKQSGSGSNWTNVSSWAETDIAPWRSRMIIGQASTNNNVFGAFQFRGVQLSSVDDMLPDSLRGYAPVVRGVAATNARVEIRQNGYVIYSTNVAPGPFEIHDVYPHTNNGDLIVTVNEADGSHKTFSVAYSSVANMLREGIWNFQLTAGKYHNGSGGYQPNLIQGTLARGMNYGLTPFGGVVMAEHYRSAALGVGKSLGSWGAVSVDGSVSDTELANGDRKQGQSFRFLYSKSLNQMGTNFQLAGYRYATSGYYDLSDAVAERNRWRNGVYANDYWDPNDLQPGQPSWSNNQKRTRYTERYGNKRERVELSLSQQLWAGASLYANLSHQNYWGVSGNDRTIQLGYNDGFKRISYGVYVQDTRGQYGYSDRSVNLTVSIPLDWGQNNNSTTANFSAAHSKQSGDSYSTGISGTMLDDRRMNYSVSTGHTQSSGQSSNLNLGYSSSIGNIDGSYAYSNKYRQAGLGLSGGLLVHSGGATLTQPLQNTILLVEAKDAKGVRLENQPGVTIDRFGYAVVPSANPYRYNYVALRTEDFGPGLDVPIASKQVVPTEKSVVKVTFDTFKGVSLLIHARMGDNDYPAIGAGVFNEDGRNSGTVGLNGDTYVSGVKPGEKLTIKWGPNASQQCVLPIPASVGNQQTGMGYQELTLQCQKL, encoded by the coding sequence ATGGCAAATCAACGAAAAGTGGCATGCGCAACGACACGGCTGACGCAGCTGATCCGGATTGCAATCATTGCCGCCGGCGCGCCGATGCTTTGGAGCGAGGCGGCGCTGGCAGAATTTAACATGTCGTTTGTTCACGGCAATGAAAACCTGAGCAATGCCGAAGCCGTTGCCCAGGGTGATGCTTTGCAACCGGGCGTTTACCCTTTTGATATCTACGTCAACCTGAACCAGGTCGACCATAAGGATGTTACTTTTCGTCAGGTAAAAGGGCAGGTGGCGTCTCAACCCTGCCTGAAACTCGAAGACCTGCAGAACTACGGCATTAAGCTGCCGGAAAATTTGCCGGCAGGCAGCTGCGTGGATTTGGCGGCGCTGGTGGAAGGCGCTACCGTCAGCTACGACGCCGCAGTGCAGCAGATAGCTATCTCCGTGCCGCAAAATATGATGGATCTGAGCGCGGTAGGCGCAATTCCGGCCAGCATGTATGACAAGGGCATCAATGCGCTGTTCGCCAACTATACCTTTAACTACAACAAAAACAGCTATCGCAGCAACGACGCGGATGACAGCGAATACGCCTTCCTGGCGCTGAACAGCGGCCTCAACCTGGGCAGATGGCGCCTGCGCAATAACTCTACGCTGGATAAACAGAGCGGCAGCGGCAGCAACTGGACTAACGTTTCCTCTTGGGCTGAAACCGATATTGCGCCATGGCGCAGCCGTATGATCATTGGCCAGGCCAGCACCAACAATAACGTGTTCGGCGCCTTCCAATTCCGTGGGGTGCAACTCTCCAGCGTCGACGACATGCTGCCGGACAGCCTGCGCGGCTATGCGCCGGTGGTCCGCGGCGTGGCGGCGACCAACGCCCGCGTGGAGATCCGCCAGAACGGCTACGTTATTTACAGCACCAACGTCGCGCCGGGCCCTTTCGAGATCCATGACGTTTACCCGCATACCAACAACGGTGACCTGATCGTCACCGTCAATGAAGCTGACGGCTCACATAAGACCTTCAGCGTGGCTTACTCTTCCGTGGCGAACATGCTGCGCGAAGGCATTTGGAACTTCCAGCTGACGGCCGGTAAGTATCACAACGGCAGCGGCGGCTACCAGCCGAACCTGATCCAGGGCACGCTGGCGCGCGGCATGAACTATGGCCTGACGCCGTTCGGCGGGGTGGTGATGGCTGAGCACTATCGCTCGGCCGCCTTGGGGGTCGGTAAAAGTCTCGGCTCCTGGGGCGCGGTGTCGGTGGATGGGTCTGTTTCAGACACCGAACTGGCGAACGGCGATCGCAAGCAGGGCCAGAGTTTCCGTTTTCTGTACTCCAAGTCGCTTAACCAGATGGGCACCAACTTCCAGTTGGCGGGTTACCGCTATGCCACCTCCGGTTATTACGATCTCAGCGACGCCGTCGCAGAACGCAACCGCTGGCGCAACGGCGTTTACGCCAATGATTATTGGGATCCGAACGATCTGCAACCCGGCCAGCCTTCCTGGAGCAACAACCAGAAACGCACCCGTTATACCGAGCGCTACGGCAACAAGCGTGAGCGCGTCGAGCTGTCGCTCAGCCAGCAGCTGTGGGCGGGCGCCAGCCTGTACGCCAACCTCAGCCACCAGAACTACTGGGGAGTGTCCGGCAACGATCGCACCATTCAGCTGGGCTATAACGACGGCTTCAAGCGCATTTCATACGGCGTCTATGTGCAGGATACGCGCGGGCAATACGGTTATTCCGATCGCAGCGTCAACCTTACCGTGTCGATCCCGCTGGATTGGGGGCAGAACAACAACTCCACCACCGCCAACTTTAGCGCGGCGCACAGCAAGCAGAGCGGCGACAGCTACTCGACCGGCATCAGCGGCACCATGCTGGACGATCGCCGCATGAACTACTCGGTGTCTACCGGGCATACGCAGTCTTCGGGCCAGAGCAGCAACCTGAACCTCGGCTACAGCAGCAGCATCGGCAACATCGATGGCAGCTATGCGTACAGCAATAAATATCGTCAGGCCGGGCTTGGCCTGTCCGGCGGCCTGCTGGTTCACTCCGGCGGCGCGACGCTGACGCAGCCGCTGCAGAACACCATCTTGCTGGTGGAAGCCAAAGACGCCAAAGGCGTGCGGCTGGAGAATCAGCCGGGCGTGACGATCGACCGCTTTGGTTACGCGGTAGTGCCATCGGCCAACCCGTATCGCTACAACTACGTTGCGTTGCGCACCGAGGACTTCGGGCCAGGGCTGGACGTGCCAATCGCCAGCAAGCAGGTGGTGCCGACGGAAAAATCGGTGGTGAAGGTCACCTTCGATACCTTTAAAGGGGTCAGCCTGTTGATTCATGCGCGAATGGGCGACAACGATTACCCGGCCATCGGCGCCGGCGTCTTCAACGAAGACGGCCGCAACAGCGGCACCGTGGGGCTGAACGGCGATACCTATGTCTCCGGCGTTAAACCGGGTGAAAAATTGACGATTAAGTGGGGCCCGAACGCCAGCCAGCAGTGCGTACTGCCAATCCCGGCCAGTGTGGGTAACCAACAAACCGGTATGGGATATCAGGAACTGACTCTGCAATGCCAAAAACTCTAA
- a CDS encoding fimbrial protein — protein MKKVLLPLAALVLSVTASNAMAANGTVKFTGEIKQSTCQVTSDTQNKEVYLGTYPTSTFQNVGDKSASKAFQISLEKCDAGDYSLRFDGNTVAGNPDLLSVSNVGGTGAAATGVGIEITDNNGKPFAIGDGTNINDDVAKVSVAADGKATFNLQARYRSFAGVTAGLANATSPFTIEYK, from the coding sequence ATGAAAAAAGTATTATTGCCTTTGGCCGCGCTGGTATTGTCCGTAACTGCTTCCAACGCAATGGCTGCAAATGGCACCGTTAAATTCACCGGTGAAATCAAACAGTCTACCTGCCAGGTGACTAGCGATACTCAAAATAAAGAAGTTTACCTGGGCACTTACCCAACTTCTACTTTCCAAAACGTCGGTGACAAATCAGCTTCTAAAGCTTTCCAGATCTCCCTGGAAAAATGTGATGCCGGCGATTACAGCCTGCGTTTCGACGGTAACACCGTTGCCGGCAACCCAGACCTGCTGTCCGTAAGCAACGTAGGTGGCACTGGCGCTGCGGCTACCGGCGTGGGCATCGAAATCACCGACAACAACGGCAAGCCTTTCGCTATCGGCGATGGCACCAACATCAATGACGACGTCGCGAAAGTGAGCGTTGCCGCAGACGGTAAAGCGACCTTCAACCTGCAGGCTCGTTACCGTTCATTCGCCGGCGTGACCGCGGGTCTGGCTAACGCCACCAGCCCGTTCACCATCGAATACAAGTAA
- a CDS encoding FMN-binding glutamate synthase family protein gives MKSSLFSRYTCFALSILLTLFFLALMLDHPWFWLPALAFGSLVALGIYDLTQQRHAICRNYPIIGRLRFFFEFIRPELRQYFLEQDNEQIPFSRTQRTLVYRRAKNEMGDKPFGTLLDVYQTGYECIGHSMRPVEVSDPTSFRIAIGGPACTQPYSASIFNISAMSFGALSANAIRALNLGAAKGNFYHDTGEGSISRYHRENGGDLVWELGSGYFGCRTADGHFDPRRFADQARSPQVKMIEIKLSQGAKPGHGGILPAKKVDAEIAATRGVPQGEDCISPASHSAFTTPVEMMHFIQQLRELSGGKPIGFKLCIGHPWEFVAIVKAMLHTHILPDFIVVDGKEGGTGAAPLELSNYMGMPLREGLLFVHNTLVGCGLRDQIKIGASGKIISAFDIASVLVLGADWVNSARGFMFAVGCIQSQSCHTNHCPTGVATQDPLRQKALVVPNKAERVYHFHQNTVKALAEMLAAAGVSRPEQLTSHHMLRRITPTEIKVYADIYYYLEPGALLQKEIKSDFYARMWRMATPNSFDQAISLPAA, from the coding sequence ATGAAGTCATCCTTATTCAGCCGTTACACCTGTTTTGCGTTGAGCATTCTGCTTACCCTGTTTTTCCTGGCGCTGATGTTAGACCACCCCTGGTTTTGGCTGCCGGCCCTCGCCTTTGGCAGCCTGGTGGCGCTGGGCATTTACGATCTCACCCAGCAACGCCACGCGATTTGCCGCAACTACCCCATCATTGGCCGCCTGCGCTTCTTCTTTGAATTTATCCGCCCGGAGCTGCGGCAGTATTTCCTGGAGCAGGACAATGAGCAGATCCCGTTTTCACGCACCCAACGCACGCTGGTCTACCGCCGCGCCAAAAACGAGATGGGCGACAAACCCTTCGGCACCCTGCTGGACGTATATCAAACCGGCTATGAATGCATCGGCCACTCCATGCGCCCGGTCGAGGTATCCGATCCCACCAGCTTTCGCATCGCCATTGGCGGCCCAGCCTGTACCCAACCCTACTCCGCGTCGATATTCAATATTTCTGCCATGAGCTTCGGCGCGCTGTCCGCCAACGCCATCCGCGCCCTCAACCTCGGGGCGGCGAAGGGCAACTTCTACCACGACACCGGCGAAGGCAGCATCAGCCGCTATCACCGTGAAAACGGCGGCGATCTGGTTTGGGAGCTGGGCAGCGGCTATTTCGGCTGCCGCACCGCCGACGGCCATTTCGATCCCCGGCGCTTTGCCGATCAGGCGCGCAGCCCGCAGGTGAAGATGATCGAGATAAAACTCAGCCAGGGCGCCAAACCCGGCCACGGCGGCATATTGCCGGCGAAGAAGGTGGATGCGGAAATCGCTGCGACCCGCGGCGTGCCGCAGGGGGAAGACTGTATTTCTCCGGCCTCGCACAGCGCTTTCACCACGCCGGTGGAAATGATGCATTTCATTCAGCAGCTGCGTGAGCTTTCCGGCGGCAAACCCATTGGCTTCAAGCTGTGTATCGGCCATCCCTGGGAGTTTGTCGCCATCGTCAAGGCGATGCTGCACACCCACATCCTGCCGGACTTTATCGTGGTGGACGGCAAGGAAGGCGGCACCGGTGCCGCGCCGCTCGAGCTATCCAACTATATGGGCATGCCGCTGCGCGAAGGGCTGTTGTTCGTGCACAACACCCTGGTGGGCTGTGGGCTGCGCGACCAGATCAAGATCGGCGCCAGCGGCAAGATCATCAGCGCCTTCGACATCGCCAGCGTGCTGGTGCTGGGCGCCGACTGGGTGAACTCGGCACGCGGCTTTATGTTCGCCGTCGGCTGCATTCAGTCGCAAAGCTGCCACACCAACCACTGCCCTACCGGCGTCGCCACGCAGGACCCGCTGCGGCAAAAAGCGCTGGTGGTGCCGAACAAGGCCGAGCGCGTTTACCACTTCCACCAGAATACGGTAAAAGCGCTGGCGGAAATGCTGGCGGCGGCCGGCGTCAGCCGCCCGGAACAGCTGACCTCGCACCATATGCTGCGCCGCATCACGCCGACCGAAATCAAGGTCTATGCCGATATCTACTATTACCTGGAACCCGGCGCGCTGCTGCAAAAGGAGATTAAAAGCGACTTTTACGCCCGCATGTGGCGCATGGCAACGCCAAACAGTTTCGATCAGGCGATCTCGCTGCCGGCGGCATGA
- the betA gene encoding choline dehydrogenase, translating into MEFDYIIIGAGSAGNVLATRLTEDADVSVLLLEAGGPDYRMDFRTQMPAALAFPLQGRRYNWAYETDPEPHMNNRRMECGRGKGLGGSSLINGMCYIRGNAMDFDNWAKAPGLEDWTYLDCLPYFRKAETRDIGPNDYHGGDGPVSVTTPKAGNNELFHAMVEAGVQAGYPRTDDLNGYQQEGFGPMDRTVTPKGRRASTARGYLDQARSRPNLKIVTHALTDHIVFDGKRAVGVNYLQGDGNQLTYAKARREVLLCAGAIASPQILQRSGVGPASLLKSLDIDVVHDLPGVGENLQDHLEMYLQYACKKPVSLYPALQWFNQPKIGAEWLFNGTGVGASNQFEAGGFIRSREEFAWPNIQYHFLPVAINYNGSNAVKEHGFQAHVGSMRSPSRGRVQVKSKDPRQHPSILFNYMATEQDWQEFRDAIRITREIMAQPALDEYRGREISPGPEVQTDEQLDAFVREHAETAFHPSCSCKMGEDEMAVVDGQGRVHGMEGLRVVDASIMPLIITGNLNATTIMIAEKIADRIRQRAPLPRSAADYYVAGDAPVRKQ; encoded by the coding sequence ATGGAATTTGACTACATCATTATCGGTGCCGGTTCCGCCGGCAACGTGTTAGCCACCCGATTGACCGAAGACGCCGACGTCAGCGTGCTGCTGCTGGAAGCCGGCGGCCCGGACTACCGGATGGATTTTCGTACCCAGATGCCGGCCGCGCTGGCGTTTCCGCTGCAGGGCCGCCGCTACAACTGGGCCTATGAAACCGATCCTGAGCCGCATATGAACAACCGCCGCATGGAGTGCGGCCGCGGCAAAGGGCTGGGCGGTTCATCCCTGATCAACGGCATGTGTTACATCCGCGGCAACGCGATGGATTTCGACAACTGGGCCAAGGCGCCGGGTCTGGAAGATTGGACCTATCTGGACTGCCTGCCGTATTTCCGCAAGGCGGAAACCCGCGATATTGGCCCGAACGATTATCACGGCGGCGATGGCCCGGTCAGCGTCACCACGCCGAAAGCCGGCAACAACGAACTGTTCCACGCCATGGTGGAAGCCGGCGTGCAGGCGGGTTACCCGCGCACCGATGACCTGAACGGCTACCAGCAGGAAGGCTTCGGCCCGATGGACCGCACGGTGACGCCGAAGGGCCGCCGCGCCAGCACCGCGCGCGGTTATCTGGATCAGGCGCGTTCGCGCCCGAATCTGAAGATTGTCACCCATGCGCTGACCGATCACATCGTGTTCGACGGCAAGCGTGCGGTGGGCGTCAACTACCTGCAGGGCGACGGCAACCAGCTGACCTATGCCAAAGCGCGGCGCGAAGTGCTGCTGTGCGCCGGCGCCATCGCTTCGCCGCAGATCCTGCAGCGCTCCGGCGTTGGCCCGGCGTCGCTGCTGAAGAGCCTTGATATCGACGTGGTGCACGATCTGCCGGGCGTTGGCGAGAACCTGCAGGACCACCTGGAAATGTATCTGCAGTACGCCTGTAAGAAACCGGTGTCGCTGTACCCGGCGCTGCAATGGTTCAACCAGCCGAAGATCGGCGCGGAATGGCTGTTCAACGGCACCGGCGTCGGCGCCAGCAACCAGTTCGAGGCCGGCGGTTTTATCCGCAGCCGCGAGGAGTTCGCCTGGCCGAACATTCAGTACCACTTCCTGCCGGTAGCGATTAACTACAACGGCAGCAACGCGGTGAAAGAGCACGGTTTCCAGGCGCACGTCGGCTCGATGCGTTCGCCGAGCCGCGGCCGGGTGCAGGTGAAATCGAAAGATCCGCGCCAGCATCCGAGCATTCTGTTTAACTACATGGCGACCGAACAGGATTGGCAGGAGTTCCGCGACGCTATCCGCATCACGCGCGAGATTATGGCGCAGCCGGCGCTGGACGAATACCGCGGCCGCGAGATCAGCCCAGGGCCGGAGGTGCAGACCGACGAGCAGCTGGACGCCTTTGTGCGCGAGCACGCCGAAACCGCCTTCCACCCGTCCTGCTCATGCAAAATGGGTGAAGACGAGATGGCGGTGGTCGACGGCCAGGGCCGGGTGCACGGCATGGAAGGGCTGCGGGTGGTGGATGCGTCCATCATGCCGCTGATCATCACCGGCAACCTGAACGCCACCACCATCATGATTGCCGAGAAGATCGCCGACCGCATTCGCCAGCGCGCGCCGCTGCCGCGCAGCGCCGCTGACTACTACGTCGCCGGCGATGCGCCGGTGCGCAAGCAGTAA
- the betB gene encoding betaine-aldehyde dehydrogenase, protein MSRFGLQKLYINGAYVDSTDGKTFNAVNPANGEVLAEVQSASAEDVNRAVASAASGQKVWAAMTAMERSRILRRAVDILRERNDELAALETLDTGKAMSETTAVDIVTGADVLEYYAGLIPAIEGQQIPLRDTSFVYTRREPLGVVAGIGAWNYPIQIALWKSAPALAAGNAMIFKPSEVTSLTALKLAEIYTEAGLPDGVFNVVTGSGAEVGQYLTDHPGIAKVSFTGGVKTGKKVMANASGSTLKEVTMELGGKSPLIIFDDADLDRAADIAMMANFYSSGQVCTNGTRVFVPAALQAQFEAKILERVKRIRLGDPTDLQTNFGPLVSFAHMESVLRFIESGKNGGARLLCGGERVTHGEFAKGAYVAPTVFSDCRDDMEIVREEIFGPVMSILSYQSEEEVVRRANDTTFGLAAGVVTKDLTRAHRVIHQLEAGICWINTWGESAAEMPVGGYKQSGVGRENGLTTLEHYTQIKSVQVELGDYASVF, encoded by the coding sequence ATGTCCCGTTTTGGCTTGCAGAAGCTCTATATCAATGGCGCTTATGTAGACAGTACCGATGGAAAAACTTTCAACGCGGTGAACCCGGCGAATGGCGAAGTGCTTGCCGAAGTTCAGTCTGCCAGCGCTGAAGACGTCAACCGTGCGGTTGCCAGCGCAGCCAGCGGGCAGAAGGTCTGGGCGGCGATGACGGCGATGGAGCGTTCGCGCATCCTGCGCCGCGCGGTGGACATTCTGCGCGAGCGCAACGACGAGCTGGCGGCGCTGGAAACGCTGGATACCGGTAAGGCGATGTCGGAAACCACCGCGGTGGATATCGTCACCGGCGCCGACGTGCTGGAGTACTACGCCGGCCTGATCCCGGCCATCGAAGGCCAGCAGATCCCGCTGCGCGATACCTCTTTTGTCTATACCCGCCGCGAGCCGTTAGGCGTGGTGGCCGGTATCGGCGCCTGGAACTACCCGATTCAGATCGCACTGTGGAAGTCTGCGCCGGCGCTGGCGGCGGGCAACGCGATGATTTTCAAACCGAGCGAAGTCACGTCGCTGACGGCGCTCAAGCTGGCGGAAATCTACACCGAAGCCGGCCTGCCGGACGGCGTATTCAACGTGGTGACCGGCAGCGGCGCGGAAGTAGGCCAGTACCTGACTGACCATCCGGGCATCGCCAAAGTGTCTTTCACCGGCGGGGTGAAAACCGGCAAGAAGGTGATGGCCAACGCTTCCGGCTCGACGCTGAAAGAAGTCACCATGGAGCTGGGCGGCAAATCGCCGCTGATTATCTTCGACGACGCCGATCTGGATCGCGCCGCCGATATCGCCATGATGGCCAACTTCTACAGTTCTGGCCAGGTGTGCACCAACGGCACCCGCGTCTTCGTGCCGGCGGCGCTGCAGGCGCAGTTTGAGGCGAAAATCCTCGAGCGCGTGAAGCGCATTCGCCTGGGCGATCCGACCGATCTGCAGACCAACTTCGGGCCGCTGGTCAGCTTCGCGCACATGGAATCGGTGCTGCGCTTTATCGAAAGCGGCAAGAACGGCGGCGCGCGCCTGCTGTGCGGCGGTGAACGCGTCACCCACGGTGAATTCGCCAAGGGCGCTTATGTGGCGCCAACGGTGTTCAGCGACTGCCGCGACGACATGGAAATCGTGCGCGAAGAGATCTTCGGGCCGGTGATGAGCATCCTCAGCTACCAGAGCGAAGAGGAAGTGGTGCGCCGCGCCAACGACACCACCTTCGGCCTGGCCGCGGGCGTGGTGACCAAGGATCTGACCCGCGCGCACCGGGTGATCCACCAGCTGGAAGCCGGTATTTGCTGGATCAACACCTGGGGCGAATCGGCGGCGGAAATGCCGGTGGGCGGCTACAAGCAGTCCGGCGTCGGCCGCGAGAACGGCCTGACCACGCTGGAGCACTACACCCAGATCAAATCGGTGCAGGTTGAGCTGGGCGATTACGCCTCGGTATTTTAA
- a CDS encoding LuxR family transcriptional regulator: MSKNNVLVISECKYSYVGLSVLLKKHYGPYDIRLFSDFMHGGAKAEKIIKHDIALIFTSQNLEQSVNVIESLVSLHQQYNTKTRILVFYDDERVVKLLSILGISVELVSTRIPLYSLQEKIQNLLESKEPGGIKVQKTRELSPAESDVIFNLLRGDSLLHIAEKRGTHPKTIFSQKYSAMKKLRLRSMSTIFVAGK, translated from the coding sequence ATGTCTAAAAACAATGTTCTGGTGATTAGTGAGTGTAAGTACAGCTACGTCGGCCTTTCAGTGCTGCTGAAAAAACACTACGGCCCTTACGATATCCGGCTCTTTTCCGACTTTATGCATGGCGGCGCCAAAGCGGAAAAAATCATCAAGCACGATATCGCGCTGATCTTCACTTCGCAAAATCTGGAGCAGAGTGTCAACGTGATTGAAAGCCTGGTGTCCCTGCACCAGCAGTACAACACCAAGACGCGCATTCTGGTGTTCTATGATGATGAGCGCGTAGTGAAACTGCTGTCGATACTGGGTATCTCCGTTGAGTTGGTGTCTACCCGTATCCCGCTTTATTCGCTGCAGGAAAAAATACAGAATTTGCTGGAAAGCAAAGAGCCTGGCGGGATCAAAGTGCAAAAAACCCGCGAGCTCAGCCCGGCGGAAAGCGACGTTATTTTTAACCTGCTGCGCGGCGACAGCCTGCTGCACATCGCGGAAAAGCGCGGCACGCACCCCAAAACCATCTTTTCGCAGAAATACAGCGCGATGAAGAAGCTGCGGCTGCGCAGCATGAGCACCATCTTCGTCGCCGGCAAGTAA
- a CDS encoding EAL domain-containing protein, protein MSGSFREKNNGINYVFQPMFAKNGQLLAVECLSRFTFNSEYAHFSPEQFFRHADSETRIGILLDQVNLIDKYKHWFYENQVIATLNVDDYSLQSLANSRFAERINAMRCIHFEISENSTRLVKDRVHGDPSLNSYSFWLDDFGSGYAGFSALYNSQFRFVKLDRFLLWDFMKKSGGAGLMRALLRFFYLNHYKVIIEGVETPEHKKWLDEMPYYALQGKLWKESSIMDLNSLLTAKYF, encoded by the coding sequence ATGAGCGGTTCTTTCAGAGAGAAAAATAACGGCATTAATTATGTTTTTCAGCCGATGTTTGCCAAAAACGGGCAATTGCTGGCGGTTGAATGCCTGTCCCGCTTCACGTTTAACAGTGAATACGCGCATTTCTCTCCTGAACAGTTTTTTCGCCATGCCGATAGCGAAACCCGCATTGGGATTTTGTTGGATCAGGTAAATCTGATTGATAAATATAAACACTGGTTTTATGAAAATCAGGTGATCGCCACCCTGAATGTGGATGATTATTCTTTGCAATCATTGGCCAATAGCCGTTTTGCCGAAAGAATTAACGCCATGCGCTGTATTCATTTTGAAATCAGCGAAAATTCAACCCGGCTGGTGAAGGATCGCGTTCATGGCGATCCTTCATTGAATAGTTATTCATTTTGGCTCGATGATTTTGGTTCTGGTTATGCCGGTTTTTCCGCCTTGTATAACAGCCAGTTCCGCTTCGTTAAGCTCGACCGTTTTCTGCTGTGGGACTTTATGAAGAAGTCCGGCGGAGCGGGTTTGATGCGCGCTTTGCTGCGTTTTTTTTACCTTAATCATTACAAGGTAATCATCGAAGGAGTTGAAACTCCCGAACATAAAAAATGGCTAGACGAAATGCCATATTACGCACTGCAGGGAAAGCTGTGGAAGGAATCCAGCATTATGGATTTGAACTCACTTCTCACAGCCAAATACTTTTAA
- a CDS encoding fimbrial biogenesis chaperone — MKKFFVALLMLGTFSSHAGIQVDATRVIYKGTDKSASLPIHNDAAEAYMVQTWLDTGDRNQVPKNLPIVVVPPILKLDATKTAILRFIYSGNGFPQDKETLLWINVQEIPPAPKQENVLQVAVRTRIKLFYRPVALKTTLEEQVQKLRWQREGSRLQVINDGPLHITFGALHLKNSAGKSVDVDANMVNPGDRLSINIPAGVSVNNKISFSYINDFGGRTEVKDVPVQ, encoded by the coding sequence ATGAAAAAGTTCTTTGTTGCTCTGTTGATGCTCGGCACTTTTAGCAGCCACGCCGGGATCCAGGTAGATGCCACCCGCGTGATCTATAAAGGTACGGATAAATCCGCCTCGCTGCCGATTCATAACGACGCCGCCGAAGCCTATATGGTGCAAACCTGGCTGGATACCGGCGACAGAAATCAGGTGCCGAAGAATCTGCCTATCGTGGTGGTTCCACCCATTCTGAAGCTGGACGCCACTAAAACCGCCATTTTGCGTTTCATCTATTCCGGCAACGGTTTCCCGCAGGATAAGGAAACGCTGCTGTGGATCAACGTGCAGGAAATTCCGCCGGCGCCGAAGCAGGAAAACGTGCTGCAGGTTGCGGTACGCACCCGAATCAAACTTTTTTACCGACCGGTGGCGTTGAAAACGACGCTGGAAGAGCAAGTGCAAAAATTGCGCTGGCAGCGTGAAGGCTCACGTCTGCAGGTGATTAACGATGGCCCGCTGCACATTACCTTTGGGGCGCTGCATTTGAAAAACAGCGCGGGCAAGAGCGTGGATGTGGACGCCAACATGGTGAATCCGGGCGATCGCCTGTCGATCAACATCCCTGCGGGCGTTAGCGTTAATAACAAGATTTCTTTTAGTTATATCAATGATTTTGGCGGTAGAACGGAAGTCAAGGACGTTCCAGTACAATAA